The Apis cerana isolate GH-2021 linkage group LG10, AcerK_1.0, whole genome shotgun sequence DNA window gctatccttatttaaaattaaaataaaataaataaataataaatttaaaataaaataaaaatattatattaataatttaataaaatacttaaaaatatgacatttatttaaatattttagcaaatacaatatatatagcaaacactacaattattttcatagcATATTAAGGAagaagtataaattttatgtacatttttaaacTTGTTTTCATTCATATGTTGACAgcttgaaattcaaattttgtcaTGAATGTTTAtacataaagaataataatttatttattggaaaatttgtattatgttacttataaaatctaattttctaaattgttaatattatgtcataccattttttttacaagtagCCACAACTAATCTTGCAATTATTAACCACATAATCAAAGAAATAGAATCTTCATGATAACATGGCCAGCTTAATAAACTTTGTATAGGCCATAGTATGCCTTTTGGTAAAATTATTACAggtttatttgtatatagatataataaaatcaacatTAATAAACcctgaaaatatgaataatatgattctttataaatcattaaataagtcaaataataataaaaacaaataaatatttacttatattattaatttaaatacttacatTTAATATGCGAAAACCATATGTTACAGATATTTGTACCTTCAATCTGGAAGACAGTCTCTCATTTgctaaataatgaatatattgttttataagataaatttaacaataaataatgaaaagaaatgcaaaataaaactaaaatttgatatgatgtaataataattttattacttcatatttcaatcataaattaaaaatgaattttaattcttgattttaattattataataataaatcataaaaagtttgaaaatatgaaatatatctaattattacttataattctatcaatgattatatttattattaatttttaatttataatatctgtaaatataatattattttacctttttcttttaatgtactttctaatttattacatttacgcTGAAGTTTTGCATACTTCGAAAATTCATCTACTATGGATATCCCAGTCAtttcttgttttaaattaatcaaatcatttcGTAATTCCATATCATgcttatttattgtatataaac harbors:
- the LOC108002215 gene encoding guided entry of tail-anchored proteins factor 1, producing MNLLVISTVSCLLEYIFPSLIKYITSRLYTINKHDMELRNDLINLKQEMTGISIVDEFSKYAKLQRKCNKLESTLKEKANERLSSRLKVQISVTYGFRILNGLLMLILLYLYTNKPVIILPKGILWPIQSLLSWPCYHEDSISLIMWLIIARLVVATCKKNGMT